A single window of Malus sylvestris chromosome 5, drMalSylv7.2, whole genome shotgun sequence DNA harbors:
- the LOC126621987 gene encoding methylcrotonoyl-CoA carboxylase beta chain, mitochondrial produces MLGILMRRSVASASRKSLAALQIAQTSRNYSLGVLPDGVDRNSEAFSRNSKAMDGLISDLQSHIHKVLGGGGTVAVKRNRSRNKLLPRERIDRLLDPGASFLELSQLAGHELYEESLPSAGIITGIGPVHGRLCMFVANDPTVKGGTYYPITVKKHLRAQEIAAHCKLPCIYLVDSGGAFLPKQAEVFPDRENFGRIFYNQSIMSADGIPQIALVLGSCTAGGAYIPAMADESVMVKGNGTIFLAGPPLVKAATGEEVSAEDLGGASVHCKTSGVSDYFAQDELHGLALGRNIIKNLHMAGRSLKSGLQNINSEYKEPLYDVKELRFIAPTEHKQQFDIRSVIARIVDGSEFDEFKKLYGTTLVTGFGRIFGQPVGIIGNNGILFNESALKGAHFIQLCTQRNIPLVFLQNITGFMVGSRSEANGIAKSGAKMVMAVSCAKVPKVTIIIGGSFGAGNYAMCGRAYSPDFMYLWPNAKISVMGGAQAAGVLAQIERGNKKKKGIEWDEEEEEKFKAKVVEAYEREGNSYYSTARLWDDGIIDPADTRKVIGLSISASMNRDPGETKYGVFRM; encoded by the exons ATGCTCGGCATATTGATGAGAAGATCAGTAGCTTCGGCTTCACGGAAATCACTCGCCGCACTGCAAATCGCACAAACGAGTAGGAATTACAGCCTCGGAGTCCTTCCCGATGGCGTCGATCGGAACTCCGAGGCCTTCTCTCGCAACTCCAAGGCCATGGACGGCCTGATCTCCGACCTCCAATCCCACATCCATAAG GTTCTTGGTGGAGGAGGAACTGTAGCTGTGAAGAGAAACAGGAGCAGAAACAAGCTCCTCCCAAGAGAACGCATTGATCGACTGCTTGACCCCGGCGCTTCTTTTCTCGAGCTTTCTCAG cTTGCAGGACATGAATTGTATGAAGAATCCTTACCATCTGCTGGGATCATTACTGGAATAGGTCCTGTCCATGGACGGCTTTGTATGTTTGTAGCTAATGATCCTACTGTGAAGGGTGGGACTTATTACCCCATCACAGTTAAGAAACACCTCAGGGCACAAGAGATTGCCGCTCACTGCAAATTGCCGTGTATATACCTTGTCGATAGTGGGGGTGCTTTCCTCCCCAAGCAGGCAGAGGTCTTTCCTGACAGGGAGAATTTTGGTAGGATTTTCTACAATCAAAGTATAATGTCTGCTGACGGCATTCCTCAAATTGCGCTGGTATTAGGCTCCTGCACTGCTGGCGGTGCATATATTCCTGCGATGGCGGATGAAAGTGTGATGGTCAAAGGAAATGGTACCATATTTCTAGCAGGACCCCCACTTGTGAAG GCTGCTACTGGAGAAGAAGTATCTGCAGAGGATTTGGGGGGTGCTAGTGTGCATTGCAAGACATCAGGAGTTTCAGACTACTTTGCTCAAG ATGAACTCCATGGACTTGCTCTTGGgagaaatattattaagaacttGCACATGGCTGGGAGAAGCTTGAAAAGCGGGTTGCAAAACATAAACTCTGAATATAAGGAACCATTATATGATGTGAAGGAGCTTCGATTCATCGCGCCCACAGAGCATAAGCAACAGTTCGATATCCGATCAGTTATTGCTCGCATTGTTGATGGAAGTGAATTTGATGAATTCAAGAAATTGTATGGCACT ACTCTTGTAACAGGTTTTGGTAGAATCTTTGGGCAGCCTGTGGGAATTATTGGAAACAACGGAATACTATTTAATGAGTCTGCTCTAAAAGGGGCacatttcattcaattatgTACTCAACGAAACATTCCTTTGGTCTTCCTTCAGAATATCACTGGATTTATG GTTGGTTCGAGATCTGAGGCAAATGGTATAGCAAAATCTGGAGCAAAAATGGTGATGGCAGTTTCTTGTGCCAAG GTTCCAAAGGTAACTATCATCATTGGTGGAAGCTTTGGTGCCGGCAATTATGCAATGTGCGGTCGTGCTTATAGTCCCGATTTCATGTACCTTTGGCCGAATGCCAAAATATCCGTGATGGGTGGTGCTCAG GCTGCTGGTGTCCTTGCTCAAATCGAAAGGggcaacaagaagaagaaaggaattgAG TGGgacgaggaagaagaggagaaatTCAAGGCAAAGGTAGTGGAGGCATATGAGAGAGAAGGGAACTCTTACTACTCCACAGCAAGGCTCTGGGATGATGGAATTATCGATCCAGCCGACACAAGAAAAGTCATCGGTCTCTCCATCTCCGCTTCCATGAACCGTGACCCCGGAGAAACCAAGTACGGTGTATTCAGAATGTAA
- the LOC126621989 gene encoding thioredoxin M3, chloroplastic, with translation MAASTFHCSTPLRSPAIQNPMLSPLLSHSPPNLSFPFRLQQPERGLIVGLPNVPPRSLKILSVRESKAPAVTGDSWDKSVINSETPVLVEFYASWCGPCRMVHQVIDEIAAEYAGELKCYVLNTDVDLQVVEDYEIKAVPVVLLFKNGKKCDSVVGTMPKEFYVAAIERVLKS, from the exons ATGGCCGCTTCCACGTTCCACTGCTCGACTCCATTACGCTCCCCCGCCATCCAAAACCCAATGCTCTCGCCTCTCCTCTCCCACTCTCCGCCAAATCTCTCATTCCCTTTCCGATTGCAGCAGCCCGAACGGGGACTCATCGTCGGCCTTCCAAATGTTCCTCCTCGCAGCCTCAAGATCCTCTCCGTTCGCGAATCCAAAG CTCCGGCGGTTACTGGAGACTCATGGGATAAATCAGTCATCAACAGTGAGACCCCTGTCCTCGTTGAATTTTATGCGAGCTGGTGTGGGCCGTGTAGGATGGTGCACCAGGTGATTGATGAAATTGCGGCTGAATATGCTGGGGAGCTCAAGTGCTATGTGCTCAACACAGATGTTGATTTGCAGGTTGTTGAGGACTATGAAATTAAGGCTGTGCCTGTAGTTTTGCTGTTCAAGAATGGGAAGAAATGTGACTCTGTGGTTGGTACCATGCCGAAGGAGTTCTATGTTGCTGCCATTGAGAGGGTTCTGAAGTCCTAA